A portion of the Bacteroidetes Order II. bacterium genome contains these proteins:
- a CDS encoding putative DNA binding domain-containing protein has translation MTVQALQRLIQIGEGLHIEFKKKIPEPERIAKEIIALANTKGGKILVGIEDDGTMCGVRDAEEELFALKEAMARHISPEVEHEIEVVPVSRKKEVLVLSIPNSHKKPHFLISADGVRKIAFVRLEDKSIEASKEMVRIMRDEQNPRDVQFEFGEKERKLMAYLDRYEKITVSQFARLADIPPKQAAHTLVLLVRANILILKPQEGEDFYLVA, from the coding sequence ATGACTGTACAAGCGTTGCAGCGCCTCATCCAAATAGGAGAGGGTTTGCATATTGAGTTTAAGAAGAAGATCCCAGAGCCGGAGCGGATTGCCAAAGAAATCATTGCATTGGCTAATACAAAGGGTGGCAAAATTTTGGTAGGCATCGAAGATGATGGAACAATGTGCGGGGTACGAGATGCAGAAGAGGAACTCTTTGCATTGAAGGAGGCTATGGCCCGGCATATCTCGCCAGAGGTCGAGCATGAGATTGAGGTGGTTCCGGTGTCACGCAAAAAAGAGGTCTTGGTGCTTTCGATTCCAAACAGCCATAAAAAGCCACACTTTCTTATTTCTGCGGATGGTGTGCGGAAAATTGCTTTTGTGCGTCTGGAAGATAAAAGTATTGAAGCCAGTAAAGAAATGGTTCGGATTATGCGGGACGAGCAAAATCCGCGTGATGTCCAGTTCGAGTTTGGGGAAAAAGAACGCAAATTGATGGCCTATTTAGACCGATACGAAAAAATCACGGTTTCTCAATTTGCACGGTTGGCAGATATTCCTCCAAAGCAGGCAGCGCACACCTTGGTATTATTGGTTCGGGCGAATATTCTGATTCTAAAACCGCAAGAAGGT